A region from the Lentisphaera profundi genome encodes:
- a CDS encoding DUF1501 domain-containing protein yields the protein MNRRKFIKTTGASILGFNLSNNSFASSLDFKQTPGAAKHLIYLYMGGGMSHMDTFDHKGNHKNQGPVKAIKTRAKGVELSEFLPLLAEHTDKLAIVNSMTSTAGAHQQGNYMMHTSYEMRSTIQHPGIGAWFQKFHGKVNKSLPGSIFVGGNSRTFGNRGFFEPEYAPLSISNPNEGLKNSKNPYFQDQEFHRLSQLSDKLDSKFLEKYNLDTTKSASSTYVEAKELMNSPDLKAFDLSDVSDNKMELYGKNNFGQGCLLAKRLVDKGVRTVEVSLGGWDTHNNNFERVAVQTQSLDQAMSALLSDLAESGQLKDTLVVLATEFGRTPIINVNDGRDHYPKAFSCVLAGGPVRGGQKYGMTTPDGTSVAKDPVKIPDFNATIAKALGMPWQQKVFSPSKRPFQVAHRGKPIDSLLTI from the coding sequence ATGAATAGACGTAAATTTATTAAAACTACTGGGGCAAGTATCCTAGGCTTTAACCTTTCTAACAACTCCTTCGCCTCTTCTCTCGACTTTAAACAAACTCCTGGTGCGGCAAAACATCTCATTTATCTCTACATGGGTGGTGGCATGTCGCACATGGATACTTTTGACCATAAAGGTAATCACAAAAACCAAGGCCCTGTAAAAGCCATTAAAACTCGCGCAAAAGGCGTGGAACTTTCTGAGTTCCTCCCTCTCCTCGCCGAACACACTGATAAACTTGCCATTGTAAATTCCATGACCTCAACTGCTGGTGCACACCAACAGGGCAATTATATGATGCATACTAGTTATGAAATGCGTTCAACTATTCAGCATCCGGGCATAGGTGCTTGGTTTCAAAAATTTCATGGTAAAGTAAACAAAAGCTTACCAGGCTCCATATTTGTTGGTGGCAATAGCCGGACTTTTGGGAATCGCGGCTTCTTTGAACCTGAGTATGCTCCACTTTCTATCAGCAACCCAAATGAAGGTTTAAAGAATTCCAAAAACCCCTACTTCCAAGATCAAGAATTTCACCGCTTAAGTCAGTTAAGCGATAAGCTTGATAGTAAGTTCCTCGAAAAATATAATCTCGACACCACGAAATCTGCTAGCTCAACTTACGTCGAAGCCAAAGAACTTATGAATAGTCCCGATTTAAAGGCTTTTGATCTTTCTGACGTCAGCGATAACAAGATGGAACTTTATGGAAAAAATAATTTTGGCCAAGGGTGCCTTTTAGCAAAAAGATTAGTAGATAAAGGCGTTCGTACCGTAGAAGTTTCTCTCGGTGGCTGGGACACTCACAATAACAACTTTGAACGAGTCGCAGTACAAACTCAAAGTCTAGACCAAGCTATGAGTGCACTACTAAGCGACTTAGCTGAAAGTGGCCAACTAAAAGACACTTTAGTCGTATTAGCGACAGAGTTTGGTCGTACTCCTATCATTAATGTTAATGATGGTCGAGATCACTACCCAAAAGCTTTTTCATGTGTCTTAGCTGGTGGACCTGTACGTGGTGGTCAAAAATACGGCATGACTACGCCTGATGGCACAAGTGTAGCGAAAGATCCTGTGAAGATTCCTGACTTCAATGCGACCATCGCAAAAGCTCTTGGCATGCCTTGGCAACAAAAAGTATTCAGCCCTTCTAAGCGCCCCTTCCAGGTCGCTCATCGCGGTAAACCCATTGATTCCCTACTCACTATATAA
- a CDS encoding substrate-binding domain-containing protein produces the protein MSQIKNIALAFPLGVDHLAQVAFGVRSFVASYNWQFLTNPERHRLEIRDLKNWKGDGIIAQINSEEEAEHILKLGISCINISGVLSDSPVPRVRADYYGMGKNAAEYFLKKGHKEFAYYGIQNVWYSKETQRGFEETLSKYGYVLKTYEAPSGMNLEWFKENEKLHKFLSSLAKKTALLAAHDPRAVEVQQACIQLAIQVPEDLSIMGINDDAVQCELSSPPLSSIQRNSRHLGLIVAQQLDGLIKGEDQETTDIIVPCGEVFERDSTAIITLYNPEIAEVVEYIRLNALQQINVEAAAGHIGRSRRWLEYHFKDELKQTPLEFIARIRAEKAMELLQSDSSIRITEAAFKLGFSSSNQLNKYLMRFYGKNAKAIRSMQ, from the coding sequence ATGTCGCAAATTAAAAATATTGCCTTGGCGTTTCCTCTTGGAGTGGATCATTTGGCTCAAGTTGCTTTTGGGGTTCGGAGTTTTGTAGCCAGTTATAACTGGCAATTTCTAACCAATCCAGAAAGGCACCGTTTAGAGATTCGCGATCTAAAGAACTGGAAAGGCGATGGGATCATAGCTCAGATCAATAGCGAAGAAGAAGCTGAGCATATTTTAAAACTGGGAATTTCCTGTATAAATATTTCTGGAGTATTAAGCGACAGTCCTGTGCCACGAGTAAGAGCGGATTATTATGGCATGGGAAAGAATGCGGCGGAATATTTTTTAAAGAAGGGACATAAAGAGTTTGCTTATTATGGTATTCAAAATGTTTGGTATTCAAAAGAAACGCAAAGAGGCTTTGAAGAGACACTTTCTAAATATGGTTATGTTTTAAAGACTTATGAAGCTCCATCAGGAATGAATTTAGAATGGTTTAAAGAAAATGAAAAACTGCATAAATTTCTCTCTTCCTTAGCAAAGAAAACAGCTTTACTAGCAGCGCATGACCCTCGCGCGGTAGAAGTTCAACAAGCTTGTATTCAATTAGCTATTCAGGTTCCTGAGGATTTGTCCATTATGGGGATTAATGATGATGCCGTTCAGTGTGAACTGAGTAGTCCGCCTTTAAGTAGTATTCAAAGAAATAGTCGTCATTTAGGTTTGATCGTTGCGCAGCAATTAGATGGTCTAATAAAGGGTGAAGACCAAGAAACAACAGATATTATAGTTCCATGTGGAGAGGTCTTTGAAAGAGATTCCACAGCTATTATTACGCTGTATAACCCTGAAATAGCAGAAGTTGTTGAATACATTCGTCTCAATGCTTTACAACAAATTAACGTTGAAGCGGCGGCAGGTCATATAGGGCGATCTAGACGTTGGTTAGAGTACCATTTTAAAGATGAGTTAAAACAAACACCACTTGAATTCATAGCTCGCATCAGAGCCGAAAAAGCTATGGAGTTATTACAATCTGATTCATCTATTCGCATCACTGAAGCCGCTTTTAAACTTGGATTTTCTTCATCCAACCAACTGAATAAATACCTCATGCGTTTTTATGGAAAAAATGCAAAAGCGATACGGTCAATGCAATAA
- a CDS encoding c-type cytochrome, giving the protein MKKLSLSMLLLLSIGTFADIKKGQQVFTQFCANCHGDKGQGLVGPNLTDKEILHGSSKAEIEKVIKEGVLAKAMPAWATILNDQQISDAADYVKSIMGKNLKNGFVAVKTTVSSYPKGTLEKPYLIRTYMPVNGLSDDIFPNHGKGGDVNKYSPRSGKEDPKKVQKPIPGLPSTITVNFGPKLSYTFDTLECRLLYTWSGDFLDMTNYWGKGTGGNRSRKSYIPNIMGDINFKTSGAHLFPGKVQFKGYRKENGIPIMLYKAGGLNISLKITPGKNLGEAICEYRTDSKDAIKLNLPKGMTSKSGQSLSPSEAKAFSLIIKGAK; this is encoded by the coding sequence ATGAAAAAACTATCACTGAGCATGCTACTCTTGCTTTCAATCGGTACTTTTGCAGATATCAAAAAGGGCCAACAAGTATTCACACAATTTTGCGCCAACTGCCATGGAGATAAAGGTCAAGGACTCGTTGGACCAAACTTAACTGACAAAGAGATTCTTCACGGCAGCTCAAAAGCAGAAATCGAAAAAGTCATCAAAGAAGGCGTACTTGCTAAAGCTATGCCTGCCTGGGCCACTATCCTTAATGATCAGCAGATTTCTGACGCAGCAGATTATGTAAAATCCATCATGGGCAAAAACCTGAAGAATGGCTTTGTTGCCGTAAAAACAACCGTGAGCTCCTATCCAAAGGGCACTCTGGAGAAACCTTACCTCATTCGCACTTACATGCCCGTAAACGGCCTAAGTGATGATATTTTCCCTAACCATGGTAAAGGCGGAGATGTTAATAAATATAGTCCTCGTAGTGGTAAAGAAGATCCCAAAAAAGTACAAAAACCTATTCCTGGCCTCCCTTCCACAATTACAGTCAACTTTGGCCCAAAACTTTCCTACACCTTCGATACTTTGGAGTGTCGCTTGCTCTACACTTGGTCAGGTGATTTTCTTGATATGACTAACTACTGGGGTAAAGGTACTGGTGGTAATCGTAGTCGTAAAAGTTATATCCCTAATATAATGGGGGACATTAACTTTAAAACTAGTGGAGCACACCTTTTTCCGGGTAAAGTTCAATTTAAGGGCTACCGCAAAGAAAATGGGATACCTATCATGCTCTATAAGGCTGGAGGTCTAAATATCAGTCTTAAAATCACACCTGGTAAAAACCTAGGTGAAGCCATTTGCGAATATCGCACAGATTCCAAAGACGCCATTAAGCTTAATCTACCAAAAGGTATGACTTCAAAATCTGGACAAAGTTTAAGCCCCTCCGAGGCCAAAGCTTTCAGTCTTATTATTAAAGGAGCTAAATAA
- a CDS encoding PmoA family protein produces MKKFLLSVFALSTSLLAESYKVDNITTPLEIAPEIGGLAFNPSGELVVVTRRSGIQIAKTAKDPNGFQWRSFSDDSLHNPCGVQVISDSEMFVSQMAELTKVSDTDKDGIADSYETISNEFGLSGNYHETNYILPDGKDGWYIAVGTASHNGPTFYHTQGEYKHNGRRGRNFAAVKWKGWIMHIDAKGKMTPFAKGFRMHNGMGMSSDGKIFAGDNQGDWRGTSPIYHIQKDKFYGHPSALVWDDKFTKEVSNNPLFYYINDMKQYEKDRTPAAIELPHGMMCSSPGEIVFDTKGAFGPYKGQAFVSDIAGPRLVRLMFEEVDGITQGACIKFAEKKLKTGNNRLVFNPKGDELYVGQTLRGWGKPSEGIQRISFNGEAPNSILNMQLTKEGFLITFTQEKSKGELAKLANYSFQSYHYPSSHRYGSKPADRKNLKVLKSTPSSDNKSVLIEIEGLRTGRLFQLDLRGELAEGLDQKTIVYTINKLQPGTIVNEVKAKAAPAPLKPASVKLSKANDKVTVTVDGKLFTEFIQGPNKPCLYPINGIDQENMTRHYPFKNGVKGESSDHPWHTGIYFTFGKINGVDFWNTKHGKTQQIKTVDLQTQGNKILAHNQWIHKDKKLLSDITEITFSADSQSRYIDYKVTLIADTIDLDFGDTKEGMMAIRMDPSFRVKDQKATVINSNAIQGKDVWGKQALWVSYANTSGAVISIMESSKNFRSPTHWHARDYGLCSANPFGARSYTRDRSKNGAHTLKKGQQMTFHYRFAFHKNPNTKNAIDKIYKSWAQK; encoded by the coding sequence ATGAAAAAATTCTTACTCTCTGTCTTTGCTCTTTCCACTAGCCTTCTGGCTGAAAGCTACAAAGTCGACAACATAACAACTCCATTGGAAATAGCTCCGGAGATCGGTGGCCTAGCCTTCAATCCATCAGGTGAACTCGTCGTCGTCACTCGTCGCTCAGGTATTCAGATTGCGAAAACCGCAAAAGATCCCAATGGCTTCCAATGGCGCAGTTTTTCAGATGATTCACTCCACAATCCCTGTGGCGTTCAAGTCATTTCAGATTCAGAAATGTTTGTTTCTCAAATGGCCGAACTCACAAAAGTTTCCGATACCGACAAAGATGGCATTGCCGACTCCTACGAAACAATTTCCAATGAATTTGGTCTCAGTGGCAACTATCACGAGACGAACTACATCCTTCCTGATGGTAAAGATGGCTGGTATATTGCTGTTGGAACAGCCTCACACAATGGACCTACTTTCTACCACACTCAGGGTGAGTATAAACACAATGGCCGACGTGGACGCAATTTCGCCGCAGTAAAATGGAAGGGCTGGATCATGCATATTGACGCCAAAGGCAAGATGACTCCCTTTGCCAAAGGGTTTCGTATGCATAATGGTATGGGCATGAGCTCCGACGGTAAAATATTTGCTGGAGATAATCAGGGTGACTGGCGTGGAACTTCACCCATTTATCACATCCAAAAAGATAAATTTTATGGTCATCCATCTGCTCTTGTTTGGGATGATAAATTCACTAAAGAAGTATCGAATAATCCCCTCTTCTACTACATCAATGACATGAAGCAATACGAAAAAGATCGCACCCCCGCAGCTATCGAACTTCCTCATGGTATGATGTGCAGTTCTCCCGGAGAAATAGTCTTTGATACCAAGGGAGCATTTGGACCCTATAAAGGCCAGGCCTTTGTAAGTGACATCGCTGGTCCACGCCTCGTTCGTCTCATGTTTGAGGAAGTCGACGGCATCACTCAGGGTGCTTGTATTAAATTTGCTGAAAAGAAACTCAAAACAGGTAACAACCGCTTAGTCTTCAATCCAAAAGGCGATGAACTCTATGTTGGCCAAACCCTGCGTGGTTGGGGAAAACCATCCGAGGGTATTCAGCGTATTTCTTTTAATGGTGAAGCGCCTAACTCTATCCTCAACATGCAACTTACAAAAGAAGGCTTCCTCATTACCTTCACCCAAGAAAAAAGTAAAGGTGAATTAGCCAAACTAGCAAACTATTCCTTCCAGTCCTATCATTACCCTTCCAGTCATCGATATGGTTCAAAGCCTGCAGATAGGAAAAACTTGAAAGTACTCAAATCCACTCCTAGTTCTGATAACAAAAGCGTTCTCATTGAAATCGAGGGTTTAAGAACTGGAAGACTTTTCCAATTAGATTTACGTGGTGAACTCGCAGAAGGTCTCGATCAAAAAACAATCGTTTACACCATCAACAAATTACAGCCCGGAACCATTGTTAATGAAGTGAAAGCTAAAGCTGCACCAGCCCCACTTAAACCCGCCTCAGTTAAACTTTCTAAAGCTAATGATAAAGTAACGGTAACAGTTGATGGCAAGCTCTTCACTGAATTTATTCAGGGGCCAAATAAACCTTGCCTCTACCCCATCAATGGTATTGACCAAGAAAATATGACACGTCATTATCCCTTTAAAAATGGCGTTAAGGGCGAAAGTTCTGATCACCCTTGGCATACGGGTATTTACTTCACTTTCGGTAAGATCAATGGGGTGGACTTTTGGAATACCAAACATGGAAAAACTCAGCAAATCAAAACCGTAGATCTACAAACGCAAGGCAATAAAATTCTCGCACATAATCAATGGATTCATAAGGATAAAAAGCTCCTGAGCGATATCACAGAAATCACTTTCTCCGCAGATTCTCAAAGTCGTTACATCGATTATAAAGTGACTCTCATTGCCGATACCATCGATCTTGATTTTGGTGATACAAAAGAAGGCATGATGGCGATCCGCATGGATCCCTCCTTCCGCGTTAAAGATCAGAAAGCTACAGTTATTAATAGCAATGCTATCCAAGGAAAAGACGTCTGGGGCAAACAAGCTCTTTGGGTAAGCTATGCCAACACTTCTGGCGCAGTGATTAGCATCATGGAAAGTTCCAAAAACTTCCGTTCACCTACTCATTGGCACGCTCGTGATTACGGACTCTGCTCTGCCAATCCTTTTGGGGCAAGATCTTATACAAGAGATAGGTCCAAGAATGGTGCTCACACACTTAAAAAAGGTCAGCAAATGACGTTTCATTATCGTTTTGCCTTTCATAAAAATCCCAACACAAAAAATGCCATTGATAAAATCTATAAGTCATGGGCTCAAAAATGA
- a CDS encoding sugar phosphate isomerase/epimerase family protein has protein sequence MKYAICNETYQNWTFEDTCKDIASHGYQGVEIAPFTLKNKPEELTIAEAKSFAKIAKEHDLEVVGLHWLLTKPVGLHISTPDCEVRKRTTDFLKHLVRLNAAMAGDVLVFGSPMSRNIPEGESYSDYWDRARDSIALMAKEAEKEGGIIAIEPLGHVETNFFTSAEETIKMIKEINSPNCRLHLDVKAMSYEDKAISDIIVDSAEYLEHFHANDPNLRGPGTGKIDYEPIYKALKKINYSKWLSIEVFNYDEGPQNIARNGIEFLRKQESLAK, from the coding sequence ATGAAATACGCTATCTGCAACGAGACTTACCAAAACTGGACTTTTGAAGATACTTGCAAGGATATAGCCTCTCATGGTTACCAAGGAGTTGAAATAGCTCCTTTTACACTCAAAAACAAGCCGGAAGAACTCACAATTGCAGAGGCTAAGTCTTTTGCCAAGATCGCAAAAGAGCACGACCTCGAAGTTGTTGGACTTCACTGGTTGCTCACCAAGCCCGTCGGCTTGCACATCTCCACCCCCGATTGCGAAGTTCGCAAACGTACTACAGACTTTCTCAAGCACCTCGTTCGACTCAATGCTGCAATGGCAGGCGACGTCCTTGTCTTCGGCTCACCTATGAGTCGCAATATTCCTGAAGGTGAATCCTATTCAGACTATTGGGACCGTGCTCGTGATAGTATTGCGCTCATGGCTAAAGAAGCAGAGAAAGAAGGCGGAATCATTGCCATTGAACCTCTTGGCCACGTGGAAACTAACTTTTTTACTTCGGCCGAAGAAACCATCAAAATGATCAAGGAAATCAATTCACCTAATTGCCGCCTTCACCTCGATGTCAAAGCCATGTCTTATGAAGACAAGGCTATTTCTGACATCATTGTCGACTCCGCAGAATACCTCGAACATTTCCACGCCAACGACCCCAATCTCCGCGGACCTGGAACAGGCAAAATCGACTATGAGCCCATCTATAAAGCTCTCAAAAAAATAAACTATTCCAAATGGCTTTCCATCGAAGTTTTCAACTATGACGAAGGTCCGCAAAACATTGCCCGTAATGGTATCGAATTCTTAAGGAAACAAGAATCTCTAGCTAAATAG
- a CDS encoding ThuA domain-containing protein translates to MYRIYISLFCFLQLLSFAETSNNKLLIFTKTAGFRHDSIADGVKALKSMTENNSYLTDHSEDSSVFTDKNLKQYRAIIFLSTTGDILNNDQQLAFQRFIQAGGGFVGIHAASDTEYDWPWYMRLIGAQFSSHPQVQNATQEKCNCEHEAIDFLPQKWTRKDEWYNFKNISPHITVLLTLDESTYTGGKNNKSHPSSWCQKYDGGRMFYTAGGHTKESYKEELFLQHILGGINYVCTASKPNYTKTLPDDENFEVSELAVGLQDPIAIAVSAKDEIFIIERKGAIKLQRSGRIEKIHQLNAIHKDIAPKAAELIAKECGGLGISLDPDFQDNHFIYIYYSPKNKSCNRLSRFTFSDDKLIDEVAILDVDTDRTHQTCHEGGSLAFANNRELYITTGDNTNPFTSQGASPINETPGNKYYDAQRSAGNSNDLRGSILRIIVNLDGSYSIPKGNLYTPGTAKTRPEIYIKGCRNPYKMSVDKKNNLIYWGEVGPDASNKTHRGPMGYDELNQASQAAYFGWPYFVGDQAYNDLDFSTAKSGQSFSKKLINDSPNNTGLSSLPKVNFPILHYPYKKMESHPDLGNGSRNAMAGPVYHQEGRINSFPAYFDDTLFFYDWCRSKILLVKFNEHKKIKSLTPFMESHKFIHPIDIQQGPKGDLYVLTYGSGWWNNSDGTLQKISFEGFNRRPTLVMQADKNDGKIPLRIHFSSEGTMDKDGDSLSYAWSFGDGRISKQKNPQITYTKTGLYQASLTVSDTAGRSSTQSMKIIAGNERPKIHLDFKSKPSAFIWGETFEYTLTASDAEDGVIDPALVDVTAEYRPDTSIPKKASQSDNTDPRLKGMNALHQGTKLIEKNNCLACHQSQAKSIGPSYADIAKKYVDNAKNRETLLKKLKLGGNGVWGHMPMPPQSHIADIQLKSMISAIMAMGKQSKLISKGENGKIRFMAKPSEAKNSHGIYVIRASYRDQGANGLPALVGESKAIILESTIVVEGGKAILNTDRALIHGINARKEGSSNIGFYRNIDTSVTWNTYIKDPGVYEVYIYQACAADKAGSKFELHLGSQQLKGTIVATSDWTDFTPVKLGSVNFPNRGSQRVHFKPKHIPHGDLGNIKGIILKKM, encoded by the coding sequence ATGTACAGAATTTATATTTCTCTCTTTTGCTTTCTTCAGTTACTAAGTTTTGCAGAAACCAGCAATAATAAGCTACTCATTTTCACTAAAACGGCAGGCTTTAGGCATGACTCGATTGCGGATGGCGTCAAGGCACTGAAGTCGATGACTGAGAACAATTCTTACCTAACAGATCATAGTGAAGACAGCAGTGTTTTTACAGATAAAAACTTAAAGCAATATCGCGCTATTATTTTTTTAAGTACGACTGGAGACATACTCAATAATGACCAGCAGTTGGCTTTTCAACGTTTCATTCAAGCTGGCGGTGGCTTTGTCGGTATACATGCGGCAAGTGATACTGAATATGATTGGCCTTGGTACATGCGCCTCATTGGTGCACAATTTTCGAGTCATCCTCAGGTTCAAAATGCAACCCAAGAAAAATGTAATTGCGAACATGAAGCCATTGATTTCCTCCCGCAAAAATGGACTCGCAAAGATGAATGGTATAATTTTAAAAATATCTCTCCTCATATTACCGTCCTTCTCACTTTAGACGAATCCACATATACTGGAGGAAAAAATAATAAGTCTCATCCCTCCTCCTGGTGTCAAAAATACGATGGAGGACGCATGTTTTACACTGCTGGTGGGCACACTAAAGAATCGTACAAAGAGGAACTTTTCCTCCAGCACATTCTCGGAGGCATAAATTACGTTTGCACAGCTTCTAAACCTAATTACACAAAAACTCTTCCAGATGATGAAAACTTTGAGGTTTCTGAACTCGCTGTAGGTCTACAAGATCCCATCGCAATAGCAGTAAGTGCCAAAGACGAAATCTTTATTATCGAACGTAAAGGCGCTATCAAACTACAGCGATCTGGACGTATTGAAAAAATACATCAATTAAATGCCATTCACAAAGATATTGCTCCCAAAGCAGCTGAATTAATTGCCAAAGAATGTGGTGGGCTCGGCATAAGTTTAGATCCTGATTTTCAGGATAATCATTTTATTTATATCTATTATTCACCTAAAAATAAATCATGTAATCGCCTCTCACGCTTCACCTTTTCAGACGATAAACTTATTGATGAAGTCGCTATACTCGACGTGGATACCGACCGTACTCATCAGACTTGCCACGAAGGAGGAAGCTTGGCATTCGCTAATAATCGTGAGCTCTATATTACTACTGGTGATAATACTAATCCCTTTACTTCCCAGGGAGCTTCACCCATTAACGAAACGCCTGGAAATAAGTATTACGATGCCCAACGTTCGGCAGGAAATAGCAATGACTTACGTGGATCCATTCTTAGGATTATTGTAAATCTAGATGGTTCCTATTCTATCCCAAAGGGTAATTTATATACTCCTGGCACCGCTAAAACTAGACCAGAGATCTATATCAAAGGCTGCCGAAACCCCTATAAAATGTCTGTAGACAAGAAAAATAATCTGATTTATTGGGGAGAAGTGGGCCCTGATGCAAGTAACAAAACTCATCGCGGTCCTATGGGTTACGACGAACTTAATCAAGCTAGCCAAGCGGCCTATTTTGGTTGGCCCTATTTCGTGGGAGACCAAGCTTATAATGATCTTGATTTTTCTACTGCTAAGAGTGGTCAAAGTTTTTCAAAGAAACTTATCAATGATTCTCCCAATAACACTGGTTTAAGTTCATTGCCAAAAGTTAATTTTCCCATTCTTCACTACCCATATAAAAAAATGGAGTCTCATCCTGATTTAGGCAATGGTAGCCGCAACGCTATGGCGGGACCAGTCTATCATCAAGAAGGGCGAATAAATAGCTTTCCCGCGTACTTTGATGACACCCTATTTTTCTATGATTGGTGTCGCTCCAAAATTCTACTTGTTAAATTTAACGAGCACAAAAAAATAAAATCATTAACTCCCTTTATGGAGTCACATAAATTCATTCATCCCATCGATATCCAACAAGGTCCAAAAGGAGATCTCTATGTATTAACTTACGGTTCAGGCTGGTGGAATAATTCCGATGGAACACTTCAAAAAATATCCTTTGAAGGATTTAATCGTCGTCCCACCCTTGTCATGCAAGCAGATAAAAATGATGGTAAGATCCCATTAAGAATACATTTCTCTAGCGAAGGAACCATGGATAAAGATGGCGATAGCTTGAGCTATGCTTGGAGTTTTGGCGACGGTCGCATATCCAAGCAAAAGAACCCACAAATCACCTATACAAAAACAGGCCTTTACCAAGCTTCCTTAACCGTTAGCGATACTGCCGGACGCAGTTCGACTCAAAGCATGAAGATAATTGCTGGCAATGAGCGTCCAAAAATTCACCTAGATTTCAAATCGAAGCCCAGTGCTTTTATTTGGGGTGAAACTTTTGAGTATACCCTGACCGCAAGCGATGCCGAAGATGGAGTCATTGATCCGGCTTTGGTAGATGTCACGGCTGAATATAGACCCGATACTTCCATTCCAAAAAAAGCTTCTCAGTCAGATAATACCGACCCACGTTTAAAGGGAATGAACGCCTTACATCAAGGCACTAAACTCATTGAAAAAAATAATTGTCTCGCCTGTCACCAATCCCAAGCGAAATCCATTGGCCCCTCTTATGCGGACATCGCAAAAAAATATGTGGATAATGCAAAAAATCGCGAAACACTACTCAAAAAACTCAAACTGGGAGGCAATGGAGTTTGGGGTCACATGCCCATGCCCCCTCAAAGCCATATTGCTGATATTCAACTCAAATCAATGATTTCTGCTATCATGGCTATGGGTAAACAATCTAAACTCATCAGTAAGGGTGAAAATGGTAAAATCCGCTTCATGGCTAAGCCTTCCGAGGCAAAAAATTCTCACGGAATTTACGTTATAAGGGCAAGCTATCGTGACCAAGGTGCCAATGGTCTCCCTGCTCTAGTCGGTGAATCTAAAGCTATCATTCTTGAATCAACGATTGTTGTCGAAGGAGGAAAAGCTATTTTAAATACGGATAGAGCTCTTATTCACGGCATCAACGCCCGAAAAGAAGGTAGTAGTAACATTGGCTTTTATCGCAATATCGACACATCAGTTACTTGGAATACATACATAAAAGATCCTGGGGTATACGAAGTTTATATTTACCAAGCTTGTGCTGCCGATAAAGCTGGCAGTAAATTTGAGCTACACCTAGGAAGCCAACAACTCAAAGGTACGATTGTCGCCACAAGTGACTGGACTGATTTTACTCCCGTAAAACTCGGTTCAGTAAACTTCCCAAATCGTGGCTCACAAAGAGTTCACTTTAAACCAAAGCATATCCCTCATGGCGACTTGGGCAACATCAAGGGAATTATTCTCAAAAAGATGTAA
- a CDS encoding type II secretion system protein, with protein sequence MKKFTLIELLVVIAIIGILASLLLPNLSRARQQAHATVCKSNLKQVGMSILMDNDEGNFSTTIDKLDRDSDWSNRGNLGNQNSFWTCPTGASNGKKNGVVTDEQPITYTFSKAFVPWDDSSGWKVTDAAYASETVLGADGRMNNHWGAWIQIDGHDQLSGYESWRDNPGSLDKEQAIYISESDEDGPGAPSGIRYPHVNDSFSNVVFADGHVETIKPFGLKKGNFTVTW encoded by the coding sequence ATGAAAAAATTCACGTTAATTGAACTACTAGTGGTAATTGCGATCATTGGTATCTTAGCCTCTCTTTTATTACCTAATTTAAGTCGTGCTCGTCAACAGGCTCATGCCACAGTTTGCAAAAGTAACTTAAAGCAAGTTGGTATGTCGATTCTTATGGATAATGATGAGGGCAACTTTTCTACGACCATAGATAAACTCGATAGAGACTCTGATTGGAGTAATCGCGGAAATTTGGGTAATCAAAACTCATTCTGGACTTGCCCAACGGGTGCCAGTAATGGCAAAAAAAATGGCGTTGTAACAGATGAACAGCCCATTACTTATACCTTTAGCAAAGCATTTGTACCATGGGATGACTCTTCTGGTTGGAAAGTTACAGATGCAGCATATGCAAGTGAAACAGTCTTAGGTGCTGATGGGCGTATGAATAATCACTGGGGTGCTTGGATTCAAATAGATGGCCATGATCAATTGTCAGGCTATGAATCATGGAGAGATAACCCAGGATCTTTGGATAAGGAGCAGGCTATTTATATTTCTGAATCCGATGAAGATGGGCCAGGAGCGCCTTCGGGAATTCGTTATCCTCACGTCAATGATAGTTTCTCAAATGTCGTTTTTGCAGATGGTCATGTTGAAACGATAAAACCCTTTGGTCTCAAAAAAGGAAATTTCACCGTTACTTGGTAA